TCAATATTAACAAGTTGCCACAATAGAcaattgtcaattttttaattttggtgtgACTATATACTTATTGGATGTAAAAGGCAGAAATATGTTAACAAAGTGGTATTCAATCATccctataataaaaaataaaaaataaataaaaaagtggtaTCCAATCCATAAAAGGACTTCGCAAAAGcagaaagaagaagcaaattggcaaaaaaaaaaaaaaaaaaaaaaaaaaaaaaaaaaaaaaaaaaaaaaaaccataaaataaaaaacacttacATAGTTTTATTGGCAGTCCAAAGAATGCTGTATCGGTGGAACTCCTTGGAGGGGTCAAACCAAAGACGATACCGCTCCTCCCGGCCGCGGTTTGTGCTACCATTACCGTACAAATTGGTTTGGAACCTCCATGGCTTACCTTCAAGGTTCCCTAAAAACTCGAAGTCTAACTCATCATGGCTCTTCTCAAATACGTCACCGTTTGAtgtctgtatatatatatggaaagatATCAACAAAAATCAACCATGATCATGAAAATTTATTCTAATCATGTAGGAATATGGTGCATGACGGTTTTGCAGGGCATGGGCAGATAATTCATACCAGTGACGAATTggtcttttatatttttgggaaattaaaaaaaaaaaaaaaaaaaacaaggaacTAATTTTTAGGCTTAAAACATTGATGCATACACCGAGaatagtgtgtgtatatatatagaaaactaTTTATGGATTTGAAACGTTAGTGTGGAGTTTGAAAAAGTAAACTCTCTACTTTTAATTACGTGCCAGATTCAATTGATTGCTTACGTACGTAGTTATGTTTCTGAAGAATTCCAATCGTTGAAAGGAAAAGTCTTTTATggtgtactaaaaaaaaaattctatttccttttctgtttcctctttttttttttcaggataAAAAACTTTATAATAATTCTCAAAGATTATGAAAaggatgttaaaatttcaaaataacaaacaaGAGATTAGGCTTCTATCCTAtctattatatttgaaaaaaatactgACAATATATAGAAAGCTGAATTAATGACCTACGTACATAAAAGGCAACACAGATGCCGGCCGTGTAATCTGATGGCAACTTGATGTTAGCGCTGAAGAACCCATGTTTGTATAGGTTGGAGGAGATGAAGCCCGAACCTATCAACAACCATAACAAGAACCAATCaatgagaatgaaaaaaaagggttttggctaaaagaaaCAGGGCATGGCGTGTccggttaaataattaaatttatcatatttcaATAAGTTAGGTTTTTGAAACcatcaataatttaatatgATATTAGAGCATGAAATCTTGACAGGGGTATATACCTGTAAAGCGATCAAGGAGAAGACGGACGCCTTTGCCGTTGGGAGAGCGAACAAGGTTGCCGTCACCGAAGAGAGGAGTGTAGCCTTGGTTGAAAGGGATGGTGGTCAGATTGCTGAAAGCCGCGTTGGCTATGGAGATTAACAAAAAGATAGAGAAGAGCGCAAACGTTTTCGATGctccaaaaccaaaaccataacaacaacGTAATAAATCATCcatgtttttctctcttcccacCACTTCTCTTTGCGTTTTCTGcaagtttatttatatatatatatatatacacaaatacaaattaaaacagtgaaggcatttaatgCAAgggattagagagagagagaagcatcTGTGGCTgctgagtttttatttttttattttttatttcattgtatgTACGAGAATGCCCTTCTTATGTTGGGATATTATTATCATAGGCTGCCTACTGTGGACggttatatatattgtatatatatagaatatagtTGGGGTTGTTggaaatttgtgattttttttaaagagtagtTTCTTCCggttataaaaaagaaaatgattatttttcattcatagtaattgtaaggactcaatttgtaacgaccccaaaatgatattgggttcgcacgttgagggcccaaacaatataatttgtaaaacgtaggtttgaaaggttaggccttggtcaccgaacggtggttagtcgtggtgttcatacaaatTTAAACCGTGTTCgttcgaggagtctttctcctcgagacggtctgggaggctctggttcttggccttttttcccagcccctttctctagattgcttacttttccttttatactagcctgtatccctcatccaacgtccacgtgtaggttcgactttccaagactgatacttgtcccatcagtccatacccaaaatggttgggggtgattgtaaaaactgaagagtatggttctgtcaggtgcagagtattcaatggcagtaatggcagctttccctttgtccttggtcgctATACTGTCCAGCGGTCCTTTCTCTATCAACGcagatatttttggttttttccgGAACcgttcctataccgttcttaccctttctttcaggagggccacggggatgccgaggacagagtcATCCTCGGCTACGTCTCAAAattacttggacttttattatatgtcCTTGGCTGTATCCCTCCTCGGCtagggccttgggccccaatgcaaaagtgggccagggtcacaaattattgggccccacagtaataaactaataatgctAATTAGGAAacgaaaattttcttattatccttttcaaaatttttaactgattattatatcattatttcattaacaaaattataaaaaaaaaaatttatttttatatggatTAATTATcactgacattatttttattagtagTAATTACAATATGTCATTTATTGGATTTGTATTAGAGTTtgagattttattattaataaaaaaatgcatataaaaattttcccaactttttcacacaattttttataaacttgTACACAATTATTGAcataaataattgattttttataataaaaaaaagttttattatcaATAATGCATAATAAGTTTGATGTTATCTTAGTTCTAAGAGGCTTATAATTTAGTGAGAAAACTAAGTTCAACGCAATAGATTATGGGTTCAAATCTTGCTCTTCTTTTAGTTGAGGGGGGAAtacttttattaaaattgttggGAGATTCATGATTGATTCTAGAATTCTTTTATCAATAGGAGATtaattaagggtctgtttggataccgcttattactgaaaactaaaaatactgtagcaaaataatttttaaatgtgtgaatagtgctgtgagacccaattttaatgaaaattttgttgaaaaaaatacttgcgggtcccatgaacagtacatGGAACCCACTAAAAAATGCTGGACACAGCTAAAATTAAGAGTTGCTAgatgttaaaaataattaagagtTGCTTTTTTATGCAGTTGCCAACAGTGAAGGAGGAAGAAGGCTACTGtggaatattatatatatatatataaataaaggtGGTTGAGAACTTGTGATTAAGTTAAAAATTAAGGGTTGGTTAATGATTGATTCTGAAGTATCAACTATAATTAGGTATATAagacaattaattaattggaTAATAATATTTAGGAATTTCTATTTCATGAAGTAATTGCCAACAGTACTGGACAGTGGAGGAGGGTTGTCTTTTACTTTTTAGGCCAGCTTCAAACTTGAAAGTCAAGGGAATAGGTGAGAACCAATATGATGCAGACACATTTGGGTTCTTTTGGTATGTGTATGTCACAAGATTCTGGTTCCATGCAGAagcttctttttaaaaaaattgaataatgaACTTCTTGTACGAAATTAAAAAGATGGtgcacaagaaaatgattaatttatacATATTTGAGTTTCAGACAATGACACAGAAAAGGAGATTTCTAATCGAGTCTTCTGCTGCTGTAGTCGTtggttgaaattaaaattatttggcATCATCCTTGTAAATTGTATGaaagtttcaaaataaaatctagcAATGTCAAACTTTCAAAACACTGAGGATCAagtcagttttttcttcttcttcttttttccctatgCCATGGAGTCGTATGAATTATGAAATGTAACTTTTTCATAGAGGAAATTTCATATCATTGCACTCTCTCACatgtgaacacaaaatttggttatttattttcccttcctttaacaaaacaagaattttcttactctttaagcaaaaaataaaagaattttcttattcttacttaaaaaaactttatcatgatgcaaaaggatgcatacgtgttaaattataaaaacataagGTCATTTTCAGCAATTTTATAGGGGGTCAAGATACATAGATATATGCAAAGATTAggttacttttttgttttttcttctaaaaaaatagattagGTTACTATGGTGTATTGAATATTCTTGGTTGTTTGGCAATGAGAGTGAAAATAACCTGATCTTTCTAAAGAAGACCAAACCAACATTGAAAATAATAAGGctaccatttttaaaaaaaataaaaataaaaataaaaagaggttGGACTTGGattaaataatgatgatgagtGAATTCGTAAAACAAGTGGCAGTAGGTGGGTATTATTGTCCATATAAGAAAaggggataaataaaaatattagtagGTGATTATGTCAAAAGTAGAAGGGTATTATGGGTAATAGGAACCATGCTTCGATCTATGAGGAGCTGAAGAGGAAAACTTCTTCCGAAAAACCGTGTCCGAGACTAAAGGCGGCGTTAATAATGCCACGCTGTCTTTACTATGACCTCTTGTTTTCCACTGACAATTCTCCTTAAATGTAAAAGGAGGTTTTTGTCAAtctccttttctctttctcaatttGTTCTCATCACCCTGtcaccaaaaaaacaaaagtctCCTCACTTTAATCTCAATCTAAACCTCACctttttatctctatttttcaCCAAATTATCTGTCACATCacaataatgtaaaaaaatgatagaaaagtATTCATTGtacatggaatttttttttctttaaagatgCAATAGGATTATAATTAATGGGgttgatgattgtttttttattatcaaatcacaataataattagtttttaatttaatcaaaatttgaatcttagattttttgcttttagatgaatttactttttattagttTACTTTGATTAttgtgtaaaataaattttattttgaaaaaaaaagtaattttttaaaaactatactCTATTTTAAGATTAAAGATATAAGCTCAACCAAATGaatgatattaattattttttttaaagtaatttttaaaaaactatatattctattttaagATTAAAATTGATAAACTCTATCAAATGAATGCTATTAAATATCCTCCTTAAATGTCAAgttatctatatctatatatatatatatatatatatatatttgtgggggctatggcccaaaataacgagttgggccttgggcctgtTTGAGGAGGCAACGTGGCTCAGGTGATCCATGTTCTAAGTCTTATCACgagagacaaagaaaaaaggtccgaggagacattcctccttgGACACTGAAAATCCGGAACGGAGGTATGTCCAAGCCACTGAAGCGCATTCCCTAAATacatgagaagaaagaaaacacaaaatatctaaacaaagactgtcaccaccacattaaatgcactacaacTACCTtcctgaccgcattaatgtggagaagacccctgaacagtgttaccttagTTACCTCAACTCATAAAGGACTGAAAGAAGTGTCTAATAGAACATGTGCTCAAGTAGAGGTTTGGATAATTAACAAGTGTAAAACCCAGATGATAGGAAAGagcctatataatgtaaaaaaacCCCCATAAGGAGGGGAcgaaaaaaagggaagagaatactgtagcatgCATAAGAACCCTAATGTAGTGATCTGCATTCATAAATGAAATACTATGTCTCCTCGGACCAGAGGTTATTTCACCATAATAATTGTTGTTCTTATTTGTGTTCCTTAATCTCATGCAAACCTCTGCTTGACTTATCAAAACCTAGTTCTTTAATCCGcactctacaaaattcattgcaATGGGCTTTTTGACCCAGGGTCTTATCCAGTTCAGACCTGGGCTCCAAACTGTGTCCCTACAATATTAATAGCTAAACCTTagtaaaaatccaattaaattttaattagattcttaatTTTGCGTAACgtatcttatttaatttttaattttgtgtcaaataaattattgaatgtaaaaatCGAACAGTCCAAACTCAATTacattctaaattggatttcaattggaagCTAATTTTCCATCATGTGtcaatctaagtttttaatttttgtggcaagtgaattataaGATGCGAAAATTAAAgagtctaaaaccaattaaattctaaattatatatataaaatgagaaaccattataactcaactaatatCACATTTTGATGCTTCCAACAAAAATGTCAATACAAGACCATAGTCAGGGGGTAAAGAGGGGGCAATTTCCCCTTGGCATTATCAAAATTTGGATTCAGATCCTCCTAAGCTCCTATTGTACTTTATCAAATAGAGTTCTTTTAATCTTGACCTTTCATTTAAAAACCAATGGTTCAAATTATTCCATGTTACTAATTCTTgaacaaaaccttaaaaatagATGCCACGTCAGTTCTTAaaaggtatattcattataaatttaaaatatattccAATAATGACTAATTTAATCAAACTTATGTAGAAATATCTAACAAAGTTGactaaatcaatcaaattagcatatatttataacatacacattcaaattgattaaacttaaaagtgataatatatgacatataagccaaaatatttttttttattatcatatttatCATCTGGGCTAATCAACTACATCCaagtctttctcaaaaaaaaaaaaaaaaaacctacatcCAAGTCAATATTATTATCATGTTCTtaattttgtgaaattatttcttcattgacatgttcttcatcatcattaacatttactatctcttattgttcttttattttaataattttttatttatattcctTCTTGACATTCTAGCTTCTTAGACttataataatagtaaaaaaactataaatgtattttcatttaatacCTTATTCATAGTATAGAAAAATTTGGTAACTTATAAAGGGAAATTTAGCAGCTTATTGgtgagaaataattttttttttttaagaattttgggATGAGATTGAACAATTTAGAGACATATATTCAATACTTAAAAAGTTCGTACCTATGTGGCACCAAATATACTATGTTGCATGATCCAGTAGTTAAACAACCATATGGCATTTTACAATCCGGTTGTTGAAGTGAACAATCGaatctcaatcactctctctcactctcgtGATTTGGCTGTTCAACAACCgtatattcaatttctctctccttcccTTCTTTTGTGACTGGCATTAATCATGCAGCATGCCATTTGCAAATTTCAACGCAAGGTATATCCATCCTGCCAATGCCATATCCACATATATCAAATGTAAAACTGGAGAATTTCATTAGCTAGATATGTACATACGTAATATGTAAGGAAATTAAATAGAACATTTGAGTTGTGAAtattggaattcaattttttgtctTCCATCCTTGTACTAAAAATAAATTGCTTTATTGATCGCTCTTCAAGTCTCATTTCCCTATTGTAAACCAAGACATTgaaagaataaatatatatctatagtttctttttctttcttttttttgttgctaaaattCAAAGTGCACCCTCTAAATTTGACTGAAATTCATTTAAGTTatttaactttacttttgtttaatTGAGTTCTCTAAATTCTAAAGTTATTCAATTCAGGCATTTTGACCAATATACTTCGCATAGTCCGGGGGATAACATGCATATTTCAATTCAaaagtcttttttatttatttttctttagcaTTTTTTGTTATTGAGGAAAAACAATACTAAATAGTTATAGGAAGAAGAGGGAGGCTAATGTCCTCTAAATCAttaaatcatatcatattatatgttatataaaaaaagttgggcttagaagcCGTGATTGAGCCAAGTGGCTCCTCTCActaattagaaaattaatttcaaattatttgttattatatatttcgTCAAATTAagagataatatttaacaactgtttaatttaggtaaaactttatcatttaaattttaataaatttaaattctattcaaactaaaagtctattataagaataaaaatctaaacttaaaaggcaaattacaacttacatgtggtttgaaatttgacactttagtTTATTAATTCTACTCTAACTAAAAGAAtactattaatattttaagaacaactaattagtaaattatttttatatatttaaacttcaacaaatttaaattctattcaaactaaaaatctattatcaaaaatttctaaacttaaatatttcaataatattaaattctattcaaactaaaagtcaatgataaaaaattataaacttaaatCCAAACAAGAACCCACATtttccttcttaaaaaaaaaaataaaaaaaaaaacttttgacttttcctccaactaaaagtctattatcaacattttaagaacaactaattagtaaattaattttatattatttgttattatatatttcctcaaattaagggataataataaatgtttagtttaaatttaagtaaaacTAAAAGTCGATCATCAAAATTTtgcatcttattaaattaatattttattagaatatTAAGGTACAGAACTCTTGACTAAAGGAcaagatttaacaataatttaatttaaataaaactttataatctaagttttagaaatttaaattctactccaactaataatctattatcaaaattttcatatatatatatatatatatatgtatgtatatattaatcCATAATTAAATCTCACACAATACACCCCACATTATTGTatgttttttcacatttttttcccaatatgCAACTTACACTTTtgttttaatctaataaatttATCTTACTTATTGTTCTTTGCTTCTGAATTTGTGTGCATAATATTATGCCAAATGAAATTTACTATaaaaagcaaaacaatggaCAATCCTTTTAAGTTCTTGGTTCTCTtatgtaagtttttattttattttgtattctcaaattttgaactcttttgtgtatgtttttttttttttttggttttcattattatatttaatttgtacaatgtgttgatttttttaattagactaTCACTAGGAAAAAATTTGTATTgagaaactttttttatttttttattgtttgtgttGGCTAGAGTATAGATTAAATATAATACAAATAGGAATGATCAAACTCATTCATATCttatattaagaaattaacGCAAATCACAAagataattttcaaatataaaagtaattaaacACTAATAAAGTACAAATTCTAAACAATTAGAacttaaaacaaatttttttataaaaattatttacttattttataatttattattactatttatttaataattatgttttaattatttaaaaaaaaatagcttacATTTAAATTTTCATCAAGCTGTGAATCACATGGGAATAATATTAGTTATAAGAGTAATATTAtagccacaaactattttataacatttttgtaGGGGTAAGGGTCCAAGATCGTatattgggttttgggttttatcCGATGACATTGATAGGTCCGAGGAGAAGCAAATAATTATTAGATGTTCCTCGTTAAAGTCTCACAAGTAAGGAACAAAATGAGAGgattgtccgaggaggaactcctcctcggtCATGGTGAATATAGTTCAAAGTGTGTACTCCAtctgtagggtcacaatttggggcccaagcccaacaAGTATGAGGTCTTGGTCCAAGGGGTCctgaaacaatgaatttgtagagagtgggttacagaACCGGGCCTTAACGAAGTAGAGACTAAGTTTGGACTACACAACACTTGGATACAAGAAAATCCTGTTAATGTCCATATATTCTCAGTTCAAGGAGATGAGATAGATATTTACTGGTTCTTACTTTCAGTTTTCCAATTCTTTTTCTGTTCCTCTTGCTTTTCTCGCATCCCCTTCCTCATGAGGACTCTCtttcttatatagcctccttgaaGCCATCgtgaccttacacttgttgattatctgggctcccacttgagtgcttgtcccatcagacactcCTTTCacctttctgtgagttgtggtagccaaggcagtACTGTTTACAGGTCTtcttcacattaatgcggccaaaaaagTAACTGCAACGCATTTAATGTGACAGCTGCAACCTCTCCTTGGGCATCTTTCGTTTCCTTCTTTGCCACGGGTCTGTAGGGCTTGTCCTTGCTACTAGTGTTCGTTAGGGTGGATCCTTTTAGTAGGCAAAGTGCATGTTGAGCCCTACTCGtcacgtccgaggagacgttTCTCCTCGGACTGCCCTTTAAATGACTTCAGGCCTACGAGAGTTGGACTAGGACCCCTTTTGGGGTATACGCTCTCTCTTCGAACATGGTTAACCGTCCCgtatggggcccaaggcccattgtatgatTTTGGGCCTTTGGGCCTTTGCCCTTACACCATTAATTAGAATGATACTCCAAGAAACTCCAATGATAGGGACatgcctcatgaacatacgagaaggaaggaaatctaaaatatctaagggaaagctgccactaccgcattaaatgcactgcagctacttttctggccgtatttatgtggagaagacctctaaaTAGTGCTACCTTAACTACCACAACTTATAGAAAATCAGAGACGGTGTCtaatgggacaggtactcaagtaaggggcTCGGATGATCAACAGATGTAGGATGAAGATGGTCCAAAGgaatatatataatgtgaaaaactCTTCATGAAGAGtggatcaaaaaaaaaaaaaaaaacactgtagcaatctaaattgtcttTATATCTAACTGTGATCAATATATACAATTGTGACCTCCTCAGACTGAAAGTCCATTGAGatcaaaatctcttatttgtgtttgattgtcatttaatttaatattagcCGTTGTTCAACTCATTAGGGTCTAGTTctttaacccactctctacaaatttattgtatttggcTCATTGGGCCGAGATCCCATATATTTTGGGTTTGGACCATAAATCGGGACCCtacaatttttataaactattgatGCTTGAGCTGTCCTTGTTTGTGATGGAGCATCCGCATGGGAGCTCAAAGTGGGAAGATCTTTAGACAccatataaaaagaaaggaaaccaCAACAAGTGAAAACCTCAAAAGTGAAAGAAATCTTCCACAAGGTTAGGACGAAGCCTTGCAAATTTGATCCTCTATTCCTCGATCTCCAAGGCAGCTAGTGTTTATGGAATGTCTCTATTGTTAGGtctcaaataatattattacaaatattagCAATCCAAAATAGCAATCgcacacaagaacacaaatatatacgtggaaaaccctttctcttaaaggaaaaaaaaaccatgggacaaactccgaataatttcattattatcaaatcaattacaataattcttgtATATGTTTCACGgctaaagaaaaatctttttttttttttctttcacacaCATACTAATTATCTCTTTTAAAGGCAGCAACACTTTGTTCTCTCCTCCTTGGCTATTTTCTCCAAGGCAGCAACCCTTTACTCTCTCCTCCTTAACTATCTTCTTGAAGGTGgcaattcttttctctctccttcctcTTGCGTTCCTCCCAAGagaaaatccatttttttctctctcttggtttCATGCTCTATTTTCCCTCTCCCCATAGGGAGGACTTTTGGGCCAAAGCCCTCAAATTCTTTGTAGTattgtctatttataagactCTTTTGCTATTCCCTCTTGAACTAAGAATACATTACCTCTTTAACAAGAAATATATTCCCTCTTAGATTAGGAATACATTACCTCTTTAATAAGGAATTTATTCCCTCTTGAACTAGAAATACATTACCTCTTTAACAAGGAATAGACTTCCTTCCACATCAAGGAATAGTCTTTCCTTCTACAACAAGGaaacccaaattaatttttcattcttcaaCTAGAAAACCTAATTGACTTTCCAAGTCACAATTGGAACTTGAGACAATTTCCCAACATCTACTCTATAGAATTggatttcataatttaaaaaaataataaaaagccgACATTTTTTACATCTGGGTGTTCAGAAATGTGAAATTTAAAATTGCATTCAAAGTCATTATTGAATCTGGAATTTCACTCCCGGATTATAACATGGCACACCAAATCTAACATGGACAAATTTGGTATCAGGTATACACAATTCAATTATTCAACAATCAGATTGCATGTTATTTGTCTTTTTAAATACAGGATATCAAATATGTCTAAATTGTTATAGTCTcactcaaaattttgttttattcatttttcatcaaTAATCTGCCAAATCcctcaattaaatatttaaaaaataaaagaccatGGGCCAATACTTTATTTGTGTTGCTACCTTGCTGGCCCAATTGTTACAAGACTACAAAGGTCAAGATAACCAAAGATCATACTAACAATATATACAAAACAATTAAGTCTATAGGTACCGTCTTTTTTCTGTTTGTGATGTGGTAAACCAAACTGAGATGAGTGGTAAAATGCATATGAGAGAGTCTGTGTTCAGTCAAAGAAATTAATGAGAAGTAGTAGGCATCCATGAAACAGAAGATTGtcccataaaaaaagaaaagaaaaaaaaaagaaggtttacCAACTTTTGGAGTCAGGAAAATATTGGTAAGATGGTATAATTCTTTCTTACCGTACAAGAATTTCGGGAATCAAACTCAAAATCTAAGCCTAACCCCTCCCCAACAAATTGTTTGCCTTTGTCATTGAACTGTCTGAGAAAAAGTAGATAAATACATTGGAGATTGGCCGTAGGCATCTAAAGGAGTGGCACCAATGGTCCCTTCTAACTTTCCCCACGAGCTTCTCTAATTGTACAACAATTAAAGGTCTATTTGAAATccgtttattttactgaaactgaaaacgaaaactttttattgaaagtactgtagataaagataaaagttagctaaaatagtatagtgacactcataaataataccaaaaaatacagtgagacccataaatagtagcaaaaataaattaaatagtaaaatatgctgaatttttaattttgagccaaacgcacactaaatcTCTTCTTCACGCAACCCTACCTAGGGACACCTAACAAAATTCTTGACACCCAACTAGAGGGTGTACTTTACTGTTAGAAAGATTGAAAGGGGAACATATCCAACAGGTagggaggaagaaagagaaaacaaaccATATGAAACATATTTAGCCCATCTCTAGGTATTAAAGAAGGAAAATTATCTTAAAAGACCGTCTCAGGAAATACATTCACGTCCAGTTTTCAAAAACCAAGTAACTAATGGTACCTGGGAAATAAttgtaatctctctctctctctctcctatttacTTTTTTCTTGACTTTCTCTAAGCATTTGGGCCAAGAGCTTTAACTTGTTATGTAATTCTCTATATTTCAATATCTAAAATGAACATGGTATGTATCTCTTGGATACAAAAtatcaaactattttatatactGAAAACCCCATTACAACATGTTCAATACAGCACAAACTATACAGCCTCGGTGGGCATTAAATAGATCTAATactatttttagctttttaca
The sequence above is drawn from the Quercus lobata isolate SW786 chromosome 12, ValleyOak3.0 Primary Assembly, whole genome shotgun sequence genome and encodes:
- the LOC115970000 gene encoding probable xyloglucan endotransglucosylase/hydrolase protein 30, producing the protein MDDLLRCCYGFGFGASKTFALFSIFLLISIANAAFSNLTTIPFNQGYTPLFGDGNLVRSPNGKGVRLLLDRFTGSGFISSNLYKHGFFSANIKLPSDYTAGICVAFYTSNGDVFEKSHDELDFEFLGNLEGKPWRFQTNLYGNGSTNRGREERYRLWFDPSKEFHRYSILWTANKTIFYIDEVPIREVVKNDAMGGDYPSKPMSLYTTIWDASNWATSGGRYKVNYKYAPFVAEFKDLVLEGCATDPIEQVSAADVCAEKDAYLVSQDYAIMTRKRRQAMRWFRQRFMYYSYCYDTLRYPVPPPECIISRDEKQRFKDTGRLRFGGSHHKQSRQSKRRSRTPISSSASNSNM